aaaacatttgtccatagcTACTTAAAACTGAATCATGATGAACAGGAACGCTTGGTACTGCCAACAAATGGAAGGTTTCTAGAGATGTTTGTATTTTTGACCAAGTAGCGAAAATGCCCTGGCTACGGCTAGTGGAGACCCCTGGTGGTGACACTATGACGTACACGAAATGGTGCTTTTAATTGCAAACGTTTTGCTCTGTCGCGAGCGCTGTACTGAAAGACACTAACCAAGTTACGTGCAACAGAAAGCACCCCCTGGACGTCGGAAATCCCAGCTGTATTCATAAGTCCTGACTTGACAGACAGACTGTCACCGAGAACCCAATACCTGGACCTGGTTTCCACATGTTCAAAGATGGGTTAACCACTCAGGTATGGGGTTTCTTttcttgtcttttcttttttataaatacaaaatccaaATGTTAGTGACAAGAGACCAGACACTACGAGAGGGAGTGCAGCACACAGgtaaacttaaaacagttcaaatactacAGTACTGGAGCAACTCACcttgcacaggtgaacttaaaacagtccAAATACTGAAGGACtagagagactcaccctgcacaggtgaacttaaaacagttcaaatactacAGTACTGGAGCAACTCACcttgcacaggtgaacttaaaacagttcaaattgTCACGGGTGGCCTCGAACCAGGTATTATAAGTAGTAAAACATTGGATCCTTTTGCAcagagaatctcagtagctaggGTGCACGGCTGCTAGATTGATTCAGATTCGgttgtgtttgcccactgacgatgcaGAACAAGCTATAAgttgggtgcctgctgatatgaaaaacagtgagttttggccccctactgtattctggatgaatggcatccctagtaaagtgtctctgtgtgaacaaAAGGAAATGAATACAGGAAATATGTATCGAGCTAGAATGCTTGTGGAAGGCGCAGAGCTGGTTTTGAGTAATGACATGAGAACTAATCGTTGCCTCCGAATGTGTGGATGTGATAGATGCAGAGGTGATACATTCCTGGCCGGGCCTAAGCCATGTCCAGCCTGCAGTTATGTAGCAAGACACTGTaggtttctgtttgaatgtaatgatTCAGAGGggttctctttctctcatttgaatgtgAATCCACGAGACGTAAAAAGAGTTGTATGCATGGATTGTGAGGGAacaggtcacttattaaaatgggcacatctgggaaAATTGGAATGTagggaaggtgtccctgctaagcaAGTACAAGTGCCTTGTAGGTACAACATCAAGGCTATAGcgacccacacctgtgatgcgaaACGATGGATTCAAGGGcccattgtcgtgttcgctgagcctgcCCGAGTTGAACCcaagaccgaagtggagtcttgctgggagcgagctgaaatcctggacatggattggaggatttaaaatgaaatgtattaatgcaataatatgtgttataatcttttgtaatgtttatataatctttagtttggcaaaatagtgtttgtataatctttagtttggaaaatcaTGGAAATATGTAATGAAATGGAATGTTTAATGCTgctctaatcaataattgtgaaagTTGTGTATTATCTCTATATATCtgtaattgtgaaaatcatgcgttctttatatataaaatgatgcagtaagaaactggtataatttgatacatagccagcttttgggcagtggccGGTCTCtgagcagtttcttatcaagatgggtttgattcccagaattgaatgctaagtttctacagcaccctttttagcctaagaaaatgttgttaaatgttgaaataaggtttagtatgcttgctttttactataaactatttgtttataagaccatatgcttaacactgccggttatgataaaatgtataaaaccgTTTCTCGTCAagaaaagttcacatttaaacaactatggggtttctcttagttcatctcttctATTCCTAAATTGAGAAGTTGGGGAGTGGGGAAGATGAATGGAAAGAAATACCTGATGTGCTTActatgatattgaaatataaaaagtaattttaaaagtagaggataggttttgaaAAAAGGTAAACTTTATGTGAACTTTCTTCTCGAATTTTCTGTAAGCCTGTTTTTTAGAAAGCTGTGCCTGGTAAAGGGGGGCGTAGTTGGCACaaagagtggagttctcttatcaaccagcgtcaaggttagagtgtttCTCACCATAGAAGAATTGGAAAAAACCTTAATTATCACCGAAAATTGGAAAACTAAGTGCACAGCTagcaaactggttttagctggtttttgtgcagctaaaaaaaataagagatcattcgcagttcagctgagttcatctAACTGTCCTTGAGTATTCTTAGCGGCATGAACTTAGCTAAActgctgaattcgtgctgttggGAAGCTTAAGGGATAGTATTACACTTGGACAAACAGAGTGTCTATAAATTGAAACTctatatttgaaagaaaacataagatggaggttccctataatatctgctagacacacaaagaaagagagaaactaattagcagaaataaaataagaaaaagagatacTTAAGTAACCAGTTACATATAATCAACTTATAACATTTGAGACACTTTTTGAAGTATGATTCAGACCTGGGAAATATATTAATTCTAACAGATATATTTGCTTGTAATAAGACAAAATAATAACTTGCACTCACATTTCAACAGAGACCTTGCAAATAAATAGCCGAAAGGCGAGACAGGTCACTGATCGAGAAGCAAGTGGGTTTTTCTCTGTTACAAGCTGTCCTCCCAGATTagaataataaaatagtattaagaacacaagtacatttaacattatagtgttgtatatattttaaacaacacttatatattcaacataacattatagtgttgtatatatttcaaacaacactcaaGGGAGGGTCCTGTGGGGACACTAAAAGTCCAgtgaactatgtttcacctaactttttagatagaggaggggtcaagagatgagctggtgagatcatgatcggatgtgtggaccaggtgttatattttaattaattgttggcacaaggctctaaaatTTTAGGATGTTGTATGCCAAAAAAGATAAggttggacttgataaagattctccatgtattcctatggagacaaatcctataaaaactcacacctTTCGTAAAGGGGTACCACAATCAAGAccttgcttgacagggtgaagtggtccatcacttgcagatctccacaagacatttctgattcctttgttcacgctacttttccttataataggaggtaagcatattactaacattattatatcttacatgtattggttgtattgctataaggttttgaaactatgttttggttttaagagagtgttatattgaatgaaactgaaatatagtagtgggtgcttgtagaccacgtgtattggaatttggtggtctgatcaacctacctttccaatattaagagcattttaataaagcgaaagagcattgctctgattcgtaaaacttcaaatgaatgagtcttgagtggcTTTCTTTCTGATTAAATAGAGGTTATATGGAAATacatacagctcgtccagtgctcgaacataaaccactaggagtttataacatctctgtcctcctaacgtctcccctgagttaagagtgtgtgcagagtaaatagaaaataaataagacagaatAAAAAGAGTAGgtgaaaatctgcgaaacgcagcagacgtgacaaaaTACTCCAGGACTAGAGAGACACACCCTACACAGGttaacttaaaacagttcaaatactgcaggactagagagactcaccctgcacaggttaacttaaaacagttcaaatactgcaggactagagagactcaccctgcacaggttaacttaaaacagttcaaatactgcaggactagagagactcaccctgcacaggtgaacttaaaacagttcaaatactgcagtactggagcaACTCACcttgcacaggtgaacttaaaacagttcaaatactgcagtactggagcaACTCACcttgcacaggtgaacttaaaacagttcaaatactgcagtactggagcgACTCTCCTTGCAGTTCCTGAtgctgttcatatatatatatctattgttTCAAAAAAAGTTTGCACCTTCACGTTAGTCAGACACAGGACTACATCACATGCATTTCCAGTTTTAATCACTAGAGGTCAGCAACGATTtacagattacactatgtaacacaatttttgttcctgggtagtaagtgttatttcctaattgcttatgcctcaaaagtatagaaaatggctattattccccacaaactttgcttttgtgaccaggacagtgatattttgaaatgtacctatttccaatgagaaaacaggcaaatttgtgtcttttcgttcacataaagtcagaaaaaaacaacacatgaatacaaattagcatgtatttatactaaagtaatacaaaaatgactacaaaagatttagaagtcagtagtttttagagatttacgattatactgtaaatcactttcacgaatcagcccccaaatgtagtctatCATGTTCTCGtcatactgtccttggtagcggcgttcaaagtccagtatatcctggtggaagcgcttgccttgctcctccgagtatgctcccatgttctccttgaatttatcaaggtgagcatcaaggatatggactttgagggacatcctacagcccattgtgccatagttcttcaccagagtctcaaccagctccacatagttttcggccttgtgattgcccaggaagccccgaaccactgcgacaaagttgttccaagccgctttctccttactagtgagcttcttggggaattcattgcactccaggatcttctttatctgtggtctgatgaagacaccggctttgacctttgcctcagacagcttagggagaagtcttgaaggtacttgaaggatgacgactccttatctagagctctgacaaattgtttcataatgcccaatttgatgtgcagtggtggcatcagcaccttccgggggtccaccagtggctcccacttgacattgttcctccccacagagaactcggtccgctgtggccagtcccgcctgtggtagtgtgccttggtgtccctgctgtctcaaaggcaaagatagcagggaaacttggtaaaaccgccttggagacccatcaggaatgctaccattttgaagtctcctatgacctcccagccatactcatcatacttcaaggtgtccagcaaggtcttgatgctgttgtaatcctctttgaggtgcaccgagtgagccaggggaagagacgggtacttgttaccattatggagcagcacggctttgaggctcctggatgagctgtcaatgaagaggcgccactcattctggttacaggcgattcagattgcctcaaacagactggtcacattgtggcagaagcagagcccatcttgacaggtgaagaagctggaaaaaggctggtgacgcttcctctgatctgcaacttgcacactttcatccaacaagttccattgcttgagcctagacgtcaaaagctcggcattggacttggtgagaccaagatctctaatcaagtcgttgaggtctttttggttggggtagtatgggtttctctcctcagctccacctctgaaattgtggGTATACTGTACACAATATCCTCACTGTAACTGCATAGCTATACGGCACTATAGTGTAGTGGGTATACCGTACACTTAATATCCTCACTGTAACTGCACAGCTATACGGCACTATAGTGTAGTGGGTATACCGTACACTTAATATCCTCACTGTAACTGCACAGCTATACAGCATTACAGTGTAGTGGGTACACTGTACACAATATCCTCACTGTAACTGCACAGATATATAGCACTATAGTGTAGTGAGTAGAGTATTATACACTTAACGCCAATTAAACGTTACCAGAACTGTAAGCATTCATGTAACATAAACACCTTCCACAAGGGAAGCTTTCTTCTGAATTGATTGTAAACTGAAGCACATCTAACTAAGCTTCTCCAACTAAAATCCATGGGTGCAGCTGCCAGAAAGTCTTGTGTCTTGTGTGTATAAACAAAGTGTAACACAGCAACTCAGTTTGTAAACCAAGGAGCAGAGCCAGCACTCAACATGACAGCGTATCGAAAGACCAAGGGAATCCCAGGAAGAAGCACAGGCTTGTCATTAGACAGTATCTTTGTCAAATCTAGCAGAATGGAAGGAGTCACCATCAGGCACTGGCTGAAATGCCCAGTCCGCTACCAGGCCTGGTTTGCAGAGAAGGAGGAGTGCAAGGAGGAGCACTCCTTATTTGCCCTGCCGGCGCCCTCCATCCCGGGGCTGAAACTGGGGAGCGAGGGAGCTGCCACTGGAGAGAAGGGCAGGGAGCTTGCTTTCCAGGTGCTGTTAGACGTGGCTCAATTCCGCCCAGAGGAGATCCTCATTCAGGTGTATAAGGGCTGGCTCTTGAAAAGCCAGCATGAGCCCTGGCTTGACGAGCACGGCTTCATCTCCAGGAGCTTCACTCACCAGTACAAGCTGCCAGGCGGGCTGCAAGCGAGAGGCTTGAGCGCTGTGCTGTGTCACGATGGGACTCCGGTGGTGGAGACAAGACCGTGAGCTAATGAAAGAGTTCCTTTTGCTGTTTCGAGCAGGAGGCTTCCTTTGAAGTTCGCCCATCAGAACAAGAAAAGAGAGGAATTCCATGTTAAATGTTGGTCTTgttcagcacacacagacagaaacgTTTGACATGTTTTGTTAAAGTGGTTGTAATTACCTATACTGTTCAGTATGTTAAACAAcagcatatatttatatttcagttaAAATGGATAGAAATTAAATAACTTCAATGTatcttttgattttttgtttgtattttttttttcaactctaaTGATCTGGTGCACACAGAAAAGACCATTAGGACAAAGGGATTATAAAGTCAgctgtaaatatatacagtgcacgTTCTTCAAAAGTTTACTGGAGGCCAGAAGCATtgtcagcattttgtttttcaggctaATGCCTTTGTTAGTGTCAGTAATGGCAGTGTCAACAAACACTGGCTAGGTAATAGACGGTTATAAAGCCTTCTTTGGGAGGCATCTCTGGCAAGTTCGTACAAACAGGTGGGTGTTAAGAGTGTAACCGCTATTATCTGGATATAAATGATCTGAAATCTGTATTTTCATTGTGAGATGGGAGTATGGTCCTTGCTTGCCTTGTGAAATAGAAAGCCTAGATGGTGTGCCACATTCTTCCTTTAAAACCCCCATGATGAAAAATGCTTTTCCCATCAGCATCGTTCAGAACTGATAAGTTTGAATCTGGAACTACAGACTAACATGAACACGCACTTGATGATGTGTTCAGAGTGACTTCAGTTCTAACTATAGAGCTGGAATGCAGTGCTCGGGCGTGCCAACCTCAACACAGCCTTGATACAATCTGTTGTGCTGATTTAGAACTCTCCAAAGAGAATCTAGCACTTCTAAACATGGTGATATCCCAGTGTTCCATGATCTGCAGAAAACCGGTCTAGGAAAAGCCTGATtgaaaaatatgctttaaaacatAATCATTGTGGTATAacctatatagatagatagatagatagatagatagatagatacacgcacacacagacagagtatACACCGTGTATTATAATAAATTCCAGGTCAGAAACAGTTAAATTGTTAGATCGTCCTGGctttgctattttgtattcacattattttattttattttatttatttttttacagaaaccgTACCA
The sequence above is a segment of the Polyodon spathula isolate WHYD16114869_AA chromosome 2, ASM1765450v1, whole genome shotgun sequence genome. Coding sequences within it:
- the LOC121326909 gene encoding heat shock protein beta-3-like encodes the protein MEGVTIRHWLKCPVRYQAWFAEKEECKEEHSLFALPAPSIPGLKLGSEGAATGEKGRELAFQVLLDVAQFRPEEILIQVYKGWLLKSQHEPWLDEHGFISRSFTHQYKLPGGLQARGLSAVLCHDGTPVVETRP